The following is a genomic window from Flavobacteriales bacterium.
CGCCACGGTGACGAGGGCGAGGGCCAGCATCAGCCCCATGCTGTAGAGGGTGCGCGCGATCACCACGCTGCGCGGGTCGGCCAGGGTGTGCAGGTAGAGCTGGCGCCCGGCGTCCTCGCGCTGGAAGGCGCGCGTGAGGGTGTTGAAGGCGGCGAAGAGCAGGATGATCCAGAGCAGCGCGTTCCACACCGGGGTGGCCGTACCGGTGCGCAGGGCGAGGAAGCCGATGTAGCAGGCGCCGACCGAGTACAGCAGCAGACCGGCCCACGCGGCGCGCTGCCGCAGGTCAAGGGCGAGCTCCATCCGCACGATGGCGGCGATCTCCGAGGGGCGCATGCGGGGCCAAAGCTACCCGCGGCGCAGCGATCACTTCCTGCGGGAGGCTTTCACCGACACGGCGCTCTTGGCGTACACCAGGTAGATGTCCACGTAGGGCCGCATGAGCTTGGGCATGGACTTGTTCTTCTCCACCGGCACGATCAGCACCACCTTGTCGTCCCAGGTGGCGCCCACGAAGGCCTTGTACTTGCCGAACTGGCTGATGAGGGCGCTCCGCTCCTCGTAGGTGTCGATGCCATCGGGCCAGTTGCGTTCGTGGCTGCGGAAGGTGACGGCCTCGATCTCCGGGGTGC
Proteins encoded in this region:
- a CDS encoding heme exporter protein CcmB — its product is MRPSEIAAIVRMELALDLRQRAAWAGLLLYSVGACYIGFLALRTGTATPVWNALLWIILLFAAFNTLTRAFQREDAGRQLYLHTLADPRSVVIARTLYSMGLMLALALVTVAVYILLLGGHALREADVALFLLTVALGGTGFAAVLTLISAIAARAGNGVGLTAVLGLPLVLPLLLSALRASKLALDGIGLNITGTYLLWLLLIDVLTVALAYLLFPYLWRD